Proteins from a genomic interval of Lolium perenne isolate Kyuss_39 chromosome 1, Kyuss_2.0, whole genome shotgun sequence:
- the LOC127306560 gene encoding 5-oxoprolinase 1 → MGKFRFCIDRGGTFTDIYAEVPGRAEGYVMKLLSVDPSNYDDAPIEGIRRILEEFSGETIPRSAKIPTGMIDWIRMGTTVATNALLERKGERIALCVTRGFRDLLQIGNQARPNIFDLKVLKSSNLYEEVVEVDERVELVLDGERDDSCIEGISGELVRVGKPVDVELLKPSLKGLLDKGIRCLAVVLMHSYTYPHHELLIEKLALEMGFKHVSLSSSLTPMVRAVPRGLTASVDAYLTPVIKEYLSAFMSRFDGGAEPVNVLFMQSDGGLAPESRFSGHKAVLSGPAGGVVGYSQTLFGLETSKPLIGFDMGGTSTDVSRYDGSYEQVLETQIAGAIIQAPQLDINTVAAGGGSKLKFQFGAFKVGPESVGAHPGPVCYRKGGELAITDANLILGTVIPEYFPSIFGPNENLPLDYEATRKAFEDLAVEINSYRKSQDPLAKGMTVEEIALGFVDVANEAMCRPIRQLTEMKGHDTKNHALACFGGAGPQHACAIARSLGMSELLIHRYCGILSAYGMGLADVIEDLQEPYSAVYNADSANEASRRAALLVKQVKDKLTEQGFGEESIRTDSYLNLRYEGTDTAIMVKQPEKESGCDYADEFVKLFQQEYGFKLLHRKILICDVRVQGVGATNILQPRELTPISTKPVQESSCKIYFSYGWQETPLYKLENLGYGHVLEGPVVIMNGNSTVIVEKDCKAIITKYGNVKIEIIASLSTVEISEKVADVVQLSIFNHRFMGIAEQMGRTLQRTSISTNIKERLDFSCALFGSDGGLVANAPHVPVHLGAMSSTVCWQLSYWGDDLHEGDVLVTNHPCSGGSHLPDITVVTPVFNDGKLIFFVASRGHHAEIGGITPGSMPPFSKSIWEEGAAIKAFKLVEKGVFQEEGIVQLLQSPRSDEFTNHKIPGTRKIEDNLSDLRAQVAANQRGITLIKELINQYGLITVQSYMNHVQKNAEVAVREMLKVVASRVEKETGSCVIEDEDYMDDGSVLHLKLTLDSVRGEATFDFEGTSPEVYGNWNAPEAVTAAAVIYCLRCLVDVDIPLNQGCLAPVKIIIPKGSFLSPSDKAAVVGGNVLTSQRVTDVVLMAFQACACSQGCMNNLTFGDDTFGYYETIGGGCGAGPSWGGTSGVQCHMTNTRMTDPEIFEQRYPVRLHRFSIRENSGGSGFHRGGDGLVREIEFRRPVVVSILSERRVHAPRGLKGGENGARGANYLVRTDGRRVYLGGKNTVTVNAGEILQIFTPGGGGFGSP, encoded by the coding sequence ATGGGCAAGTTCAGGTTCTGCATTGACCGGGGCGGCACCTTCACCGACATCTACGCCGAGGTCCCCGGGAGGGCTGAGGGCTACGTCATGAAGCTCCTCTCCGTCGACCCGTCCAACTACGACGACGCCCCCATCGAAGGGATCAGGAGGATCCTGGAGGAGTTCTCGGGCGAGACCATCCCCCGCTCCGCCAAGATTCCCACCGGCATGATCGATTGGATCCGGATGGGCACCACCGTCGCCACCAACGCCCTGCTCGAGAGGAAGGGCGAGAGGATCGCGCTCTGTGTCACCCGGGGCTTCAGGGACTTGCTTCAGATCGGTAACCAGGCTCGGCCAAACATATTTGACCTCAAGGTCTTAAAGTCCTCGAATTTGTATGAGGAGGTGGTCGAGGTCGATGAGAGAGTTGAACTTGTTCTTGACGGTGAGAGGGATGATTCTTGTATTGAAGGGATCTCAGGTGAGCTGGTCAGGGTGGGGAAGCCGGTTGATGTGGAATTGTTGAAGCCTTCACTGAAAGGGTTGCTTGACAAGGGGATACGGTGTTTGGCGGTGGTGCTGATGCATTCATACACGTATCCCCATCATGAGCTTCTGATTGAGAAACTAGCTCTGGAAATGGGATTCAAGCATGTATCTCTGTCTTCGTCGTTGACGCCGATGGTGCGCGCAGTGCCTCGGGGCCTTACAGCCAGTGTGGACGCTTATCTAACACCAGTCatcaaagagtacttatcggcatTCATGTCAAGGTTCGATGGGGGAGCTGAACCAGTGAATGTGCTGTTTATGCAGTCAGATGGTGGTCTTGCCCCGGAGAGCAGGTTCTCTGGGCACAAAGCGGTATTATCAGGTCCTGCAGGTGGTGTTGTTGGCTACTCGCAGACCTTGTTTGGACTCGAGACGTCAAAGCCACTCATTGGATTTGACATGGGAGGTACATCCACCGATGTGAGCCGCTATGATGGAAGCTACGAGCAAGTTCTTGAAACCCAAATTGCTGGGGCAATCATTCAAGCTCCCCAGCTTGACATAAACACAGTGGCTGCTGGTGGCGGGTCGAAGCTTAAGTTTCAGTTTGGGGCTTTCAAGGTTGGGCCAGAATCTGTTGGAGCACACCCTGGTCCAGTTTGCTATAGAAAAGGTGGTGAGCTGGCAATTACTGATGCTAACTTGATCTTGGGAACTGTCATTCCTGAGTACTTTCCATCCATATTTGGTCCTAATGAAAATTTGCCCCTTGATTATGAGGCTACACGGAAGGCATTTGAGGATCTTGCTGTTGAGATCAACTCTTACCGAAAGAGTCAGGATCCATTAGCAAAGGGCATGACAGTTGAGGAGATAGCTCTTGGGTTTGTCGATGTTGCAAACGAGGCAATGTGCCGACCTATACGCCAATTGACAGAAATGAAGGGGCACGATACCAAGAACCATGCACTAGCGTGCTTTGGTGGTGCAGGTCCTCAGCATGCATGCGCTATAGCAAGGTCCTTAGGCATGTCTGAGTTACTTATTCATCGTTATTGTGGCATACTGAGTGCATACGGGATGGGCCTTGCTGATGTTattgaagatttgcaagaaccatACTCTGCTGTTTATAATGCAGATTCTGCCAACGAGGCATCTCGAAGAGCAGCTCTTTTGGTAAAGCAGGTGAAAGATAAGCTAACAGAGCAGGGATTTGGAGAGGAGAGCATCAGGACAGATTCATACTTGAACTTGAGATACGAGGGAACTGATACAGCAATCATGGTTAAACAGCCTGAGAAAGAATCTGGATGTGATTATGCTGATGAGTTCGTGAAACTGTTTCAACAAGAGTATGGCTTCAAACTGCTACACAGAAAGATACTCATATGTGATGTGAGAGTCCAAGGTGTTGGCGCCACGAACATTTTACAACCTCGTGAACTGACACCAATATCAACCAAGCCTGTGCAAGAAagttcatgtaaaatttatttttcATACGGATGGCAAGAAACTCCACTGTACAAGCTTGAGAATTTGGGTTATGGTCATGTCTTGGAAGGCCCTGTGGTTATTATGAATGGGAATAGTACAGTGATAGTAGAAAAAGATTGCAAGGCTATCATCACTAAGTATGGTAATGTAAAAATTGAGATCATTGCATCTCTGAGCACTGTGGAAATATCAGAAAAAGTAGCTGATGTAGTTCAGCTTTCTATCTTTAATCACCGGTTCATGGGTATTGCTGAACAGATGGGTCGGACACTTCAAAGAACTTCCATTTCTACAAACATAAAGGAACGGCTGGACTTCTCTTGTGCTTTATTTGGTTCAGATGGTGGCCTTGTTGCAAATGCCCCGCACGTTCCTGTGCATTTGGGAGCCATGTCTAGCACTGTATGCTGGCAGCTTAGTTATTGGGGTGATGACCTGCATGAGGGTGATGTTCTTGTAACGAACCATCCATGCTCTGGCGGTAGCCATCTGCCAGATATCACAGTTGTCACACCAGTGTTTAATGATGGTAAACTGATCTTTTTTGTTGCTAGTAGAGGTCACCATGCAGAGATCGGTGGCATCACTCCAGGAAGCATGCCTCCTTTCTCAAAATCCATCTGGGAGGAAGGTGCTGCCATCAAAGCGTTTAAACTTGTGGAAAAGGGTGTTTTTCAAGAGGAAGGAATAGTTCAATTGCTGCAGTCACCCCGCTCTGATGAATTTACCAATCATAAGATTCCAGGAACACGCAAGATTGAAGATAATCTCTCCGACCTCCGTGCTCAGGTGGCAGCAAACCAACGGGGAATAACACTTATCAAAGAACTGATAAATCAGTATGGCCTGATCACAGTGCAATCTTATATGAATCACGTCCAGAAAAATGCTGAGGTAGCTGTGAGAGAGATGCTCAAGGTAGTCGCATCTAGAGTCGAAAAGGAGACTGGATCTTGTGTTATTGAAGACGAAGATTATATGGATGATGGCTCTGTGCTCCATTTGAAGCTCACCCTTGATTCTGTCCGAGGCGAGGCTACCTTTGACTTTGAGGGCACCAGTCCTGAGGTGTACGGTAACTGGAATGCTCCTGAAGCGGTAACAGCAGCTGCTGTCATATACTGCTTGCGATGCTTGGTGGATGTAGATATACCCTTAAATCAAGGTTGCCTAGCTCCTGTGAAGATCATCATTCCTAAAGGCTCATTTCTTTCACCAAGTGACAAGGCTGCAGTGGTTGGCGGCAACGTGTTAACCTCCCAGAGAGTTACAGATGTTGTGCTGATGGCGTTCCAAGCCTGCGCCTGCTCTCAGGGCTGCATGAACAATTTGACATTTGGAGATGACACATTTGGTTACTACGAGACTATTGGAGGTGGCTGTGGAGCTGGGCCCAGCTGGGGTGGTACAAGTGGTGTTCAGTGCCACATGACGAACACAAGGATGACTGACCCGGAGATCTTTGAGCAGCGGTACCCTGTTCGTTTGCACAGGTTTAGCATCAGAGAGAACAGCGGAGGTTCTGGTTTCCATAGAGGAGGTGATGGCCTTGTAAGAGAGATCGAGTTCCGCCGGCCTGTCGTTGTGAGCATTCTTTCCGAGAGACGGGTGCATGCTCCGAGGGGACTGAAGGGAGGGGAAAACGGAGCTCGTGGCGCGAACTATTTGGTCAGGACAGATGGCCGCAGAGTTTACCTTGGAGGGAAGAATACTGTCACGGTTAATGCTGGTGAGATTCTTCAGATTTTCACTCCTGGTGGTGGAGGTTTTGGCTCTCCTTGA
- the LOC127306568 gene encoding rsm22-cox11 tandem protein 2, mitochondrial — MAAALLPETASRLLTPETLRTAAKQSQGIHLVPISLRRAIKRYLRDQDKTHMHRKVLLLSSSFERAKGTGVELAAAATRGALIDDPHAPVGAEQRTARWKVRSAYGDIGLQYRADETVAYVASRMPAIYAACHRVLREVRRRSPDFAPKNVLDFGAGPSSALWAMRAVWPKSIERVNLIEPSKEMQRAGQTLLDNLKGLPLIHSYGSIQELNRSIEKHERGHDLVISSYALGEIPSLNDRITIVRQLWDLTKDVLVLLEPGTPQGSKIISQMRSYILWMEKRKCRKIEKSTSGAPSETKSIVAQEALLKNGAFVVAPCPHDGRCPLENSDKYCHFVQRLERTSTQRIYKRSKGVPLRGFEDEKFCYVALRRGKRPEEAWPLDGMKFDTLKERHAKRNPEDFIIDYDEQFPSEEDEEAVAGDEDSSVPDDSLVPYASDTQELSLFHESGAEEEDEPIRAGLGGGWGRIIYSPIRRGKQVQMDVCRSTKRDASEGAFERVIVTQSKNPALHLQARKSLWGDLWPF; from the exons ATGGCGGCCGCACTGCTGCCGGAGACGGCGTCGCGGCTGCTGACTCCGGAGACCCTCCGCACGGCGGCCAAGCAGTCTCAGGGCATCCACCTCGTCCCCATCTCTCTCCGCCGCGCCATCAAGCGCTACCTTCGCG ACCAGGACAAGACGCACATGCACAGAAAGGTGCTGCTGCTCTCGTCCTCCTTCGAGCGCGCAAAGGGCACCGGTGTGGAGCTGGCTGCGGCGGCCACCCGTGGGGCGCTCATTGACGATCCCCACGCGCCTGTGGGCGCTGAGCAGCGGACCGCGCGGTGGAAGGTTCGTTCTGCCTACGGGGATATCGGCCTTCAGTACCGTGCGGATGAGACGGTGGCGTATGTCGCCTCCCGCATGCCTGCAATCTACGCCGCATGCCACCGCGTGCTCCGTGAG GTTCGTCGGAGATCACCAGATTTTGCACCTAAGAATGTGTTGGACTTCGGAGCGGGGCCAAGCTCAGCACTTTG GGCAATGAGGGCAGTGTGGCCGAAGTCAATAGAGAGGGTTAATTTGATCGAGCCCTCCAAAGAAATGCAGAGAGCGGGACAGACCCTTCTTGATA ATTTGAAGGGATTGCCACTTATCCACAGTTATGGTAGCATCCAAGAGTTGAACCGCAGCATCGAAAAACATGAGAGAGGCCACGACCTTGTAATATCA TCTTACGCACTAGGTGAGATTCCTTCGTTGAATGACCGTATAACAATTGTGAGGCAGCTTTGGGACCTAACAAAAGATGTTTTG GTTTTGTTAGAGCCTGGAACTCCTCAAGGGTCAAAGATTATAAGCCAAATGCGCTCATATATCCTTTGGATGGAAAAGAGA AAGTGCCGCAAAATCGAGAAATCCACATCCGGTGCTCCAAGTGAAACTAAGAGCATTGTTGCTCAAGAAGCTTTGCTGAAAAATGGTGCTTTTGTGGTTGCCCCG TGTCCTCATGATGGTCGGTGTCCATTGGAGAATTCAGACAAATACTGCCACTTTGTTCAGAGATTGGAGAGGACATCAACACAACGTATCTACAAG AGGTCAAAAGGTGTGCCTTTGCGTGGTTTTGAGGACGAGAAATTCTGTTATGTTGCTTTAAGAAGGGGCAAGCGACCAGA GGAAGCTTGGCCACTCGATGGCATGAAATTTGATACTCTTAAAGAACGTCATGCCAAGAGAAACCCAGAAGATTTTATCATTGACTATG ATGAACAATTTCCAagtgaggaagatgaagaagCTGTTGCTGGCGATGAGGACAGTTCGGTCCCAGATGACAGTTTGGTCCCATATGCTTCTGATACACAAGAATTAAGTCTATTCCATGAgagtggagcagaggaggaagacgaaCCCATCCGTGCTGGTCTTGGAGGAGGTTGGGGCCGGATTATATACAGCCCCATTCGAAGAGGAAAGCAAGTGCAGATGGATGTTTGCCGTTCTACCAAAAGGGATGCATCCGAGGGCGCATTCGAGCGTGTCATTGTCACACAAAGCAAGAACCCCGCCTTGCATCTCCAGGCCCGGAAGTCACTGTGGGGTGATCTTTGGCCATTTTAA